The Candidatus Hydrogenedentota bacterium genomic interval CTCGGCCAAGCGCTTTCTGGACAACCTGAAGCTTTGCTACATCGCGCCCAGCCTTGGCGGCGTCGAGACCCTCATCACCCATCCCGGACTGGTCAGCTATTACAACTACACCCGGAAACAGCGCTACGAACTCGGCATCACCGACACCCTCATCCGTGTGGCGGTCGGCATCGAGAACGCCGCCGACATCATCGCCGACATAGACAGCGCCCTGAAGGCGGGTGCGGCAAAGTGAGGAGGGCAACGATGATGCGGCATTTTCTGTGCGCTCTTGCGCTGCTTTGCGCCTCTCCGGTGCCCTCCTTTGGCGCGGACACCCCGGCGGACGGGGCGGAGGGGATTGTCGGCACCTGGCTCACGGAGAAGGGGGAGGTGCGCGTCAAGATTGAGCGGGACGGCGACGGCAAATTCTTCGGCACCATTGTCTGGATGAATGAGCCGGTCTATCCGGAGGGCGACCCCGAGGCGGGAAAACCCTGCCGCGACCGGGAGAACCCAGACAAGGCCCGCAGGAACGATCCCATTCTCGGCATGCGGCTGCTGTCGGGTTTCGAGTTCGATGGAAAGAACACCTGGAAAAAGGGGACGGTGTACGACGCGGAGACCGGCAACACCTACAAGGCCACCCTGACCCTCGCGGGACCAGACTCCCTCAAACTGCGCGGGTACATCGGCATTTCCCTGCTGGGCCGCAACACCACCTGGACACGGCAAAGCGGCGAGTGACGGGTATACGGGAGGATTCCCCATGTTCACGGCGGGTATGGTCCTGTGTGTGGCCGCCCTGGCGGGCGCGCCGGATTCCGGGAGGGTTTCCGCCAGCCGCCCCATGGACGAAATCATCGGGGTGACCCATGTCGCC includes:
- a CDS encoding DUF2147 domain-containing protein gives rise to the protein MMRHFLCALALLCASPVPSFGADTPADGAEGIVGTWLTEKGEVRVKIERDGDGKFFGTIVWMNEPVYPEGDPEAGKPCRDRENPDKARRNDPILGMRLLSGFEFDGKNTWKKGTVYDAETGNTYKATLTLAGPDSLKLRGYIGISLLGRNTTWTRQSGE